One segment of Streptomyces bathyalis DNA contains the following:
- a CDS encoding GNAT family N-acetyltransferase: protein MDFVLRPGQPADAAECGRICFEAFSGIARKHAFLPDVPSAEVGAKVTEMALNHPGFYSVVAELDGRIVGSNFLDERSAIAGVGPLTIDPDVQNQGLGRLLMRDVMDRSAERRVPGMRLVQTTYNTGSFALYASLGFEFRETLACLQGPPILGTIAGRTVREATDADLPRCNDVCRRVHGFDRGGELADAIKHGTARVVEHGGRITGYAADVAFFDHSVGEETSDIQALIAGAPAFGGPGILVPASNSRLLQWCLTNGLRVTQLMSLMTTGFYSVPAGAFLPAIHY from the coding sequence GTGGACTTCGTACTGCGCCCGGGACAGCCGGCCGACGCCGCCGAGTGCGGACGAATCTGCTTCGAGGCCTTCTCCGGCATCGCCCGGAAGCACGCGTTCCTGCCGGACGTGCCCAGCGCCGAAGTGGGTGCCAAGGTCACGGAAATGGCCCTGAACCACCCGGGGTTCTACAGCGTCGTCGCCGAGCTCGACGGGCGGATCGTGGGAAGCAACTTCCTCGACGAACGCTCCGCCATCGCCGGGGTCGGGCCCCTGACCATCGACCCCGACGTGCAGAACCAGGGCCTCGGCCGCTTGCTGATGCGGGACGTCATGGACCGCTCCGCCGAGCGCCGGGTCCCGGGCATGCGCCTCGTGCAGACCACCTACAACACCGGGTCCTTCGCGCTCTACGCGAGCCTCGGATTCGAGTTCCGCGAAACCCTCGCCTGCCTGCAGGGGCCGCCGATCCTCGGGACGATCGCAGGCAGAACCGTCCGCGAGGCGACGGACGCCGATCTCCCACGGTGCAACGACGTGTGCCGGCGGGTCCACGGGTTCGACCGCGGAGGCGAGTTGGCCGACGCGATCAAGCACGGCACCGCCCGCGTCGTCGAACACGGGGGCCGCATCACCGGGTACGCCGCGGACGTGGCGTTCTTCGATCATTCCGTGGGCGAGGAAACCTCGGACATCCAAGCCCTCATCGCAGGGGCTCCCGCCTTCGGCGGCCCAGGAATCCTCGTCCCCGCGAGCAACAGCCGGCTCCTCCAGTGGTGCCTGACCAACGGGTTGAGGGTGACGCAGCTGATGAGCCTGATGACCACCGGCTTCTACAGCGTGCCCGCCGGAGCGTTCCTCCCCGCGATCCACTACTGA
- a CDS encoding erythromycin esterase family protein produces MPYLLDRRRFLPLLLTPVLVGMSTEAAVLPAQASPAGDDPLPALNQHAHTLQSTEPDGDVSDLETLGQMVGDAKVLGLGEATHGSREFFTMKDRVFRYLVKEKGFTTFSLETGWSAGLKLNDYVLHGEGDAREIMREEFPKQTPWNAREYLDLVEWMRAHNTQNPNKVQFMGDDINYPTLGEELVDRVTEYIQRNAPTMLPTFNTMYRKFQSFPDMDAYLRQPLSQRQAIAGQVRQALTLLQRFPGSNPEEFTWTVQHARSLAQTATWLSYDLATTNGLKQALLYRDEAMADNTVWWHQQTGHKILLSAHNGHVAYRSDRPEWYPKTQGAFLRERLGTRYVSAGFTFNEGSFNAMGADREWKPFTVGPAKAGNNEHTLHRVRPQDYFLDMRTAPAPARTWLDQARPTRSIGTDYPDPENMVTLGRSYDVLIHLHRIRASDLLTGSGSKGTSPRGLTLGVYSRARAETP; encoded by the coding sequence ATGCCGTATCTGCTCGATCGACGTCGGTTTCTGCCGCTGCTGCTCACACCGGTGCTGGTGGGCATGAGCACGGAGGCGGCTGTACTGCCCGCCCAGGCGAGCCCCGCCGGGGACGATCCCCTGCCCGCTTTGAACCAACACGCTCACACGCTGCAATCCACCGAACCCGACGGCGACGTAAGCGACTTGGAGACCCTCGGTCAGATGGTCGGTGACGCCAAGGTGCTGGGGCTGGGCGAAGCCACGCACGGTTCACGTGAGTTCTTCACCATGAAGGACCGTGTCTTCCGATACCTGGTCAAGGAGAAGGGATTCACGACGTTCTCGCTCGAGACGGGCTGGAGTGCCGGACTGAAGCTCAATGACTACGTCCTTCACGGAGAGGGCGACGCGCGCGAGATCATGCGTGAGGAGTTCCCGAAGCAGACACCGTGGAACGCGCGCGAATACCTGGACCTCGTCGAATGGATGCGCGCCCACAACACCCAGAACCCGAACAAGGTCCAATTCATGGGCGACGACATCAACTACCCCACCTTGGGCGAGGAACTCGTCGACAGGGTGACCGAGTACATCCAGCGCAACGCCCCGACGATGCTGCCGACGTTCAACACCATGTACAGGAAGTTCCAGTCCTTCCCCGACATGGACGCATACCTGCGCCAACCGCTGTCCCAGCGCCAGGCGATCGCCGGTCAGGTTCGCCAGGCACTGACACTCCTGCAACGGTTTCCGGGATCGAATCCGGAGGAGTTCACCTGGACCGTGCAGCACGCGCGTTCCCTAGCCCAGACCGCCACCTGGCTCTCCTACGATCTGGCGACCACGAACGGGCTGAAACAGGCCCTGCTGTATCGCGACGAGGCCATGGCCGACAACACCGTCTGGTGGCATCAGCAGACCGGGCACAAGATTCTGCTGTCCGCTCACAACGGACACGTCGCCTACCGAAGCGACCGGCCCGAGTGGTATCCCAAGACGCAAGGCGCCTTCCTGCGCGAGCGTCTCGGCACGCGATATGTCAGTGCGGGATTCACCTTCAACGAGGGCTCGTTCAACGCGATGGGAGCGGACCGTGAGTGGAAGCCCTTCACGGTCGGACCGGCGAAGGCCGGCAACAACGAGCACACCTTGCACAGGGTGCGTCCCCAGGACTACTTCCTGGACATGCGCACCGCGCCTGCCCCGGCACGCACCTGGCTGGACCAAGCCCGGCCCACCCGCAGCATCGGCACCGACTACCCCGACCCCGAGAACATGGTCACTCTGGGACGGTCCTACGACGTCTTGATCCACCTGCATCGCATCAGGGCGTCAGACCTGCTTACGGGCTCGGGTTCGAAAGGAACCTCACCACGGGGCCTGACACTCGGGGTATACAGCCGGGCCAGGGCAGAGACGCCCTGA
- a CDS encoding extracellular catalytic domain type 1 short-chain-length polyhydroxyalkanoate depolymerase, with translation MKVAFRKAALLITTVTAVGLATLVGTSQAVSYGADSAPSTELSDASNAGVTEGKAAAGLEKVSNFGSNPGALSMFRYKPDGLPEGSPVVLALHGCNQDAQMYFDNAGWQKFADAGKFSVVAPQQELANNGLKCFNWFEPGDVGRDKGEALSIKQMVDKTIADLKADPKRVFITGLSAGGGMTSSMMASYPDVFAGGAVIAGLPHGCANSSAEAWTCMSPGVSKSAAQWGDIAKKAAPGHSGPRPKVSIWHGTADTKVVPKNATESVKQWTNVLGADQEADGTESLPGGTTRSDYKDGNGDVVVRNYSIEGMAHGTPVKPSEGCGKTGANFFDTICSSQYIAKDWGLGG, from the coding sequence ATGAAAGTGGCATTTCGAAAGGCAGCTCTACTGATCACAACCGTCACAGCCGTCGGGCTCGCCACTCTGGTGGGCACCTCACAGGCCGTCAGCTACGGAGCCGACAGCGCCCCGTCCACCGAGTTGTCCGATGCGAGCAACGCAGGCGTGACGGAAGGGAAGGCAGCCGCAGGGTTGGAGAAGGTCAGCAACTTCGGCTCGAATCCCGGCGCGCTCAGCATGTTCCGCTACAAGCCGGACGGACTGCCCGAAGGCAGCCCCGTCGTCCTCGCACTGCACGGCTGCAATCAGGACGCGCAGATGTACTTCGACAACGCGGGCTGGCAGAAGTTCGCCGACGCCGGCAAGTTCTCCGTCGTCGCGCCACAGCAGGAACTGGCCAACAACGGTCTGAAGTGCTTCAACTGGTTCGAGCCCGGCGACGTCGGGCGTGACAAGGGCGAAGCACTGTCGATCAAGCAGATGGTGGACAAGACCATCGCCGACCTGAAGGCGGACCCGAAGAGGGTCTTCATCACAGGGCTGTCGGCGGGCGGCGGCATGACGTCGTCGATGATGGCGTCCTACCCGGACGTCTTCGCGGGCGGTGCCGTGATAGCCGGGCTGCCGCACGGCTGCGCCAACAGCTCGGCGGAAGCGTGGACTTGCATGAGCCCCGGCGTCAGCAAGTCCGCGGCCCAGTGGGGCGACATCGCCAAGAAGGCCGCCCCGGGCCACTCGGGCCCCCGGCCCAAGGTGTCGATCTGGCACGGTACGGCGGACACGAAGGTGGTCCCGAAGAACGCCACCGAGTCCGTGAAGCAGTGGACGAACGTGCTGGGCGCCGATCAGGAAGCCGACGGCACCGAGTCGCTGCCGGGCGGCACCACCCGCTCCGACTACAAGGACGGCAACGGTGACGTCGTCGTACGCAACTACAGCATCGAAGGCATGGCACACGGCACACCCGTGAAGCCCAGCGAAGGGTGCGGGAAGACCGGCGCGAACTTCTTCGACACCATCTGCTCCAGCCAATACATCGCGAAGGACTGGGGATTGGGAGGCTGA
- a CDS encoding DUF899 family protein, protein MRQTNLTDESDEYVRAREELQQAEIELMRQRERVAEQRRRLPPGPVLDDYVFEEGPADLQAGDSPTQTVRLSELFTGPGRDLVVYQFMFGKKNTEPCPMCTMWLDGLNGVARHITQNADLAVVAAAGLPALRAYARDRNWTNLRLLSAGSNTFKYDLGGEDAEGDQDSTISVFTRESGSPGTEGAGEGSVRHFYSVHPRMSEDIDQRGIDLYSPVWHVLDLTRKGRGEWSAGLDY, encoded by the coding sequence ATGCGTCAAACCAACCTCACCGATGAGTCGGACGAATACGTCCGCGCCCGCGAGGAGTTGCAGCAAGCCGAGATCGAGCTGATGCGTCAGCGTGAACGCGTGGCCGAGCAGCGCCGCCGGCTGCCGCCGGGCCCCGTCCTCGACGACTACGTGTTCGAAGAGGGCCCCGCTGATCTGCAGGCCGGTGACTCGCCGACGCAGACCGTGCGCCTCAGCGAACTCTTCACCGGGCCCGGGCGCGACCTGGTCGTCTACCAGTTCATGTTCGGCAAGAAGAACACCGAGCCGTGCCCCATGTGCACGATGTGGCTCGACGGGCTCAACGGGGTGGCCCGCCACATCACGCAGAACGCCGACCTCGCGGTCGTCGCCGCGGCCGGCCTGCCCGCGCTCCGGGCGTACGCCCGGGACCGGAACTGGACGAATCTGCGTCTGCTCAGCGCCGGCTCGAACACGTTCAAGTACGACCTGGGCGGCGAGGACGCCGAGGGCGACCAGGACTCGACGATCTCGGTGTTCACCCGCGAATCGGGGTCTCCCGGCACCGAAGGTGCAGGGGAAGGGAGCGTGCGCCACTTCTACTCGGTGCACCCCCGGATGTCCGAGGACATCGACCAGCGAGGCATCGACCTGTACAGCCCCGTGTGGCACGTCCTCGACCTCACCCGCAAGGGCCGGGGCGAGTGGAGCGCCGGACTCGACTACTAG
- a CDS encoding FG-GAP repeat protein yields MRHIRSAALTAAALLTLGGGALFAAPAAQAAVPFPSIGWQQHNCDYDGNGFDDVLTGAPGATVGGASGAGYVTVQYSSSSGLSTTKKTVLNQNTSGVPGGAEAGDGFGRAVASGDLDNDGYDDAIVGIPGEDLAGLSDAGGATVFWGSSTGLHGSDSTWLENPEQPRAGANFGRAIEAARYFAPDPADPDANLRDSIAVLENDTLLFFTNPPGATQLKLADKGVQALDIAPAESGLALRSLSHGNYNEDSWADLAISGVTTGDQPGVGATQVLHGAPDVEELGDGGTFEGGPAATSGDFNHDGQDDLAIGDTGSGSSLGGSVSVYLGQGDLSGLGPEPSQTWTQDSPGVPGKAEAGDRWGAEMSAGDTNGDGRPDLAVGAPGEDIGSTSDAGAVWTLRGGTGGLTATGARSFDQNHSDIPGVAEASDRWGGQVRLIDANSDGLFGLLASAPGENTNDGFVWVLPASSSGLVANGTWTYDGARLGGTAADAQYGAAIDE; encoded by the coding sequence GTGCGTCACATCAGAAGCGCGGCCCTCACGGCCGCGGCACTCCTCACTCTCGGCGGCGGCGCCCTGTTCGCCGCCCCCGCCGCACAGGCGGCCGTGCCGTTCCCGTCCATCGGCTGGCAGCAGCACAACTGCGACTACGACGGCAACGGTTTCGACGACGTGCTGACCGGTGCCCCGGGCGCGACGGTGGGCGGTGCCTCGGGTGCCGGCTACGTCACCGTCCAGTACAGCTCGTCCAGCGGTCTCAGCACGACGAAGAAGACCGTCCTCAACCAGAACACCTCCGGTGTCCCGGGCGGTGCCGAGGCCGGCGACGGCTTCGGACGGGCCGTGGCCTCCGGCGACCTGGACAACGACGGCTACGACGACGCGATCGTCGGCATCCCCGGCGAGGACCTGGCAGGGCTGTCCGACGCGGGCGGTGCCACCGTGTTCTGGGGTTCGTCCACCGGACTGCACGGATCCGACAGCACCTGGCTCGAGAACCCCGAACAGCCGCGCGCCGGCGCGAACTTCGGAAGGGCCATCGAAGCGGCCCGCTACTTCGCCCCCGATCCGGCGGACCCGGACGCCAATCTGCGGGACAGCATCGCCGTCCTGGAGAACGACACCCTGCTGTTCTTCACGAACCCACCCGGGGCCACCCAGTTGAAGCTGGCGGACAAGGGTGTCCAGGCCCTGGACATCGCCCCGGCGGAGTCCGGCCTGGCCCTGCGGAGCCTCAGCCACGGCAACTACAACGAGGACTCCTGGGCGGACCTGGCGATCTCAGGTGTGACCACCGGAGACCAGCCGGGCGTCGGCGCCACCCAGGTGCTGCACGGCGCACCGGACGTCGAGGAACTGGGCGACGGCGGCACGTTCGAGGGCGGGCCCGCGGCGACCTCCGGCGACTTCAACCATGACGGCCAGGACGACCTGGCCATCGGCGACACCGGCTCCGGCTCGTCCCTCGGCGGATCCGTTTCGGTCTACCTGGGACAGGGCGATCTCTCGGGCCTCGGCCCGGAGCCGTCCCAGACATGGACGCAGGACTCACCGGGCGTGCCCGGCAAGGCAGAGGCCGGCGACCGGTGGGGTGCCGAGATGTCCGCCGGTGACACCAACGGCGACGGCCGCCCCGACCTCGCCGTCGGCGCACCCGGGGAGGACATCGGCTCCACCTCGGACGCGGGTGCGGTCTGGACACTGCGCGGCGGAACCGGCGGTCTCACCGCGACCGGTGCACGCAGCTTCGACCAGAACCACTCCGACATCCCGGGCGTCGCGGAGGCCTCCGACCGCTGGGGCGGACAGGTGCGCCTCATCGACGCCAACAGCGACGGCCTCTTCGGACTGCTGGCGTCGGCACCGGGCGAGAACACGAACGACGGCTTCGTATGGGTCCTCCCCGCGTCGTCGTCGGGCCTGGTCGCCAACGGCACGTGGACGTACGACGGGGCACGCCTCGGCGGCACGGCGGCCGACGCGCAGTACGGGGCGGCGATCGACGAGTAG
- a CDS encoding AurF N-oxygenase family protein, whose amino-acid sequence MTASIPRQETTSRTPEDDIARRLLDSSAQLSYDPLTEVDWETPLDKDFHGASPEWSTLYGTAYWNELTDAQRKALTRQEAASVASTGIWFEMILQQMMLRDMYAKDPTEDAFQWALTEIADECRHSIMFARGAKKLRAPAYRPHRVAIELGRFFKTVAFGEAAYGAILVAEEVLDVMQRDWMRDERVVPFVRTINNIHVVEESRHMKFARDETRRHLARAGRVRRHIHSLLISVAAYVIVTSMVNRKVYANAGLDEARALREAKANEHHKSMMRSSCSGLMEFLTSVGLLTKPALFFYKRANLI is encoded by the coding sequence ATGACCGCCAGCATCCCGCGACAGGAGACCACGAGCCGCACGCCCGAGGACGACATCGCGCGGCGGCTGCTCGACTCGTCCGCGCAACTCTCCTACGACCCGCTCACCGAGGTCGACTGGGAGACCCCGCTGGACAAGGACTTCCACGGGGCCAGCCCGGAATGGAGCACCCTCTACGGCACCGCGTACTGGAACGAACTGACCGACGCGCAGCGCAAGGCGCTGACCCGGCAGGAGGCCGCGTCAGTGGCCAGCACCGGTATCTGGTTCGAGATGATCCTTCAGCAGATGATGCTGCGGGACATGTACGCAAAGGACCCGACCGAGGACGCCTTCCAGTGGGCGCTCACCGAGATCGCCGACGAGTGCCGCCACTCGATCATGTTCGCCCGCGGCGCGAAGAAGCTCCGGGCGCCGGCCTACCGCCCGCACCGGGTGGCGATCGAACTCGGCCGCTTCTTCAAGACCGTCGCGTTCGGTGAGGCTGCGTACGGGGCGATCCTTGTCGCCGAGGAGGTCCTCGACGTCATGCAGCGCGACTGGATGCGCGACGAACGGGTCGTGCCGTTCGTCCGCACCATCAACAACATCCATGTCGTCGAGGAATCACGGCACATGAAGTTCGCCCGCGACGAGACGCGCAGGCACCTCGCGCGCGCCGGACGGGTGCGCCGTCACATTCACTCTCTCCTGATCTCCGTGGCTGCCTACGTCATCGTGACCAGCATGGTGAACCGGAAGGTGTATGCCAACGCCGGACTGGACGAGGCGCGCGCCCTGCGCGAGGCGAAGGCCAACGAGCACCACAAGTCGATGATGCGCTCAAGCTGTTCGGGCCTGATGGAGTTCCTGACGTCGGTCGGGCTGCTCACCAAGCCCGCGCTGTTCTTCTACAAGCGCGCCAACCTGATCTGA
- a CDS encoding polysaccharide lyase family 8 super-sandwich domain-containing protein encodes MELSRRALLSMVPASALLALADPLRARAAAAPRDPATGRGARGHLPAQPGGDLARLIDNTVAVLAGTAEVDARPEVAGKVSAITGAAQDHLDAMDAAGDGELFQGLGDLDTSDRNLTKSFQYLYEVALATRTPADDNPLHGNEAVQRRVIDGLTWLYDHYYGDQSKGYYGNWFNWEIGISQQVSKVLVLLRDQLAAYRPELAATYVAAMDGYLRNGKDGDVDLDSRFHTGANLADITTDRIMQGAALGDDARVSKAVADQLTVLATIDPYRLQHGVTDGFYADGSFIQHASVAYTGTYGTGLLSRVVQTLKILDGTAYLPQDDMAGVVRRWVVDGFAPVIFEGWMMEVVKGRGMSREKSGYRDATTVVEAVSDLAAHSSGDDATALKGYVKFVRESARAPLDPTAFVSPVTVARYADILADDSIPARDLRDASYTTAFNAMDRTVHHRPGWSFALARSSDRISKYEYMSGENLKPWFQGDGAHYLYLSGQDQTHAFGVDYFTAVSPYRLAGVTAPVETRKTIPELYGTQWYDNPDAGFTASSEKQNTYVYFPCGTDSHSGGATLGSYGTASLVLSDDVAYAAKQAGRLPDDFVAYRNARATKSWFLLDDEIVVLASGVHDPAGRAVTTTVDSRIAAESDAVSLTGCLRDATRWRGPGTAPLAWLRYANADEKTAVGYVFLDSPDVPRGPRPTVTLDTVSRSRRDVNAANPDTRITKQVFSVVFEQPPGAPTTTLACALVPGATERQLRRYAHGPLRVLANTPDVQAIGHARLGLLAANTFAPGTHIAGHLAVDGPASALVRRGGDGITSVAVSDPTTERDTVAITLRGRSLRPVSADDGVRITRLPGATRIEVTTRHSYGRSFVARLR; translated from the coding sequence ATGGAACTGTCGCGCCGCGCCCTGTTGTCCATGGTCCCCGCGAGTGCGCTGCTCGCCCTCGCCGATCCGCTGCGCGCCCGGGCGGCAGCCGCCCCCCGCGACCCCGCCACCGGGAGAGGTGCCAGGGGGCACCTCCCGGCGCAGCCAGGGGGAGACCTGGCCCGGCTCATCGACAACACGGTCGCCGTCTTAGCGGGCACTGCCGAGGTCGACGCCCGCCCCGAGGTGGCCGGCAAGGTGTCGGCCATCACGGGTGCCGCCCAGGACCATCTGGACGCGATGGACGCGGCCGGTGACGGCGAGCTTTTCCAGGGGCTCGGCGACCTCGACACCAGCGACCGGAACCTGACGAAGTCCTTCCAGTACCTCTACGAGGTCGCGCTCGCCACCCGCACCCCCGCGGACGACAACCCCCTGCACGGCAACGAGGCCGTCCAGCGGCGCGTGATCGACGGCCTGACCTGGCTGTACGACCACTACTACGGCGACCAGTCGAAGGGTTACTACGGCAACTGGTTCAACTGGGAGATCGGCATCTCCCAGCAGGTGAGCAAGGTCCTGGTGCTGCTGCGGGACCAACTCGCCGCCTACCGCCCGGAACTGGCCGCCACCTACGTCGCCGCCATGGACGGCTATCTGCGCAACGGCAAGGACGGCGACGTCGACCTCGACTCCCGCTTCCACACCGGCGCCAACCTCGCCGACATCACCACCGACCGGATCATGCAGGGCGCCGCCCTCGGCGACGACGCCCGGGTCAGCAAGGCCGTCGCCGACCAGCTCACCGTGCTGGCCACCATCGACCCGTACCGCCTCCAGCACGGCGTCACGGACGGCTTCTACGCCGACGGCTCCTTCATCCAGCACGCCTCCGTCGCCTACACCGGTACCTACGGAACGGGGTTGCTCAGCCGCGTCGTGCAGACCCTGAAGATCCTGGACGGCACGGCGTACCTGCCGCAGGACGACATGGCCGGCGTGGTGCGCAGGTGGGTGGTGGACGGTTTCGCGCCGGTGATCTTCGAGGGCTGGATGATGGAGGTGGTCAAGGGCCGCGGGATGTCACGCGAAAAGAGCGGATACCGCGACGCGACCACCGTGGTGGAGGCCGTCAGCGACCTCGCAGCCCACTCCTCCGGCGACGACGCCACAGCTCTCAAGGGGTATGTGAAGTTCGTACGCGAGTCCGCGAGGGCGCCGCTCGACCCGACCGCGTTCGTCTCGCCGGTGACCGTCGCCCGATACGCCGACATCCTCGCCGACGACTCCATCCCCGCCCGCGACCTCAGGGACGCCTCGTACACGACGGCGTTCAACGCCATGGACCGCACCGTCCACCACCGCCCTGGCTGGTCGTTCGCGCTGGCCCGCAGTTCGGACCGGATCAGCAAGTACGAGTACATGAGCGGCGAGAACCTCAAGCCGTGGTTCCAGGGCGACGGCGCCCACTACCTGTATCTGTCAGGGCAGGACCAGACGCATGCCTTCGGCGTCGACTACTTCACGGCCGTCTCCCCTTACCGGCTGGCCGGCGTCACCGCCCCGGTGGAGACCCGCAAGACGATCCCCGAGCTGTACGGCACACAGTGGTACGACAACCCCGACGCCGGATTCACCGCCTCGTCCGAGAAGCAGAACACCTACGTCTACTTCCCGTGCGGCACGGACTCCCACTCCGGCGGCGCCACGCTGGGATCCTACGGAACGGCGTCGCTGGTCCTGTCCGACGACGTTGCCTACGCGGCGAAGCAGGCCGGGCGGCTTCCGGACGACTTCGTGGCCTACCGCAACGCCCGTGCCACCAAGTCGTGGTTCCTGCTGGACGACGAGATCGTGGTGCTGGCGTCCGGGGTGCACGATCCGGCGGGCCGGGCGGTGACCACCACGGTGGACAGCCGCATCGCCGCCGAATCGGATGCCGTCTCCCTCACGGGATGCCTGCGCGACGCCACGCGCTGGCGGGGGCCCGGTACGGCGCCGCTCGCCTGGCTGCGTTACGCCAACGCCGACGAGAAAACGGCAGTCGGCTATGTCTTCCTGGACTCCCCAGACGTACCTCGCGGCCCCCGACCCACCGTCACGCTCGACACCGTCAGCCGCAGCCGCCGGGACGTCAACGCCGCCAACCCCGACACCCGGATCACCAAGCAGGTCTTCAGCGTCGTCTTCGAGCAGCCGCCCGGCGCACCGACCACCACGCTGGCCTGCGCCCTGGTACCGGGCGCCACCGAACGGCAGTTGCGCCGCTACGCGCACGGCCCGCTGAGGGTCCTCGCCAACACCCCTGACGTCCAGGCCATCGGTCACGCCCGCCTGGGCCTGCTCGCCGCCAACACCTTCGCTCCCGGCACCCACATCGCCGGGCACCTCGCCGTGGACGGTCCCGCGTCGGCGCTCGTGCGGCGCGGCGGCGACGGCATCACTTCGGTCGCCGTCTCGGATCCGACCACCGAACGCGACACGGTCGCCATTACACTGCGCGGCCGCTCCTTGCGCCCGGTCTCCGCGGACGACGGTGTGCGCATCACCCGGCTTCCCGGCGCCACCCGTATCGAGGTCACCACGCGGCACTCGTACGGGCGGAGCTTCGTGGCACGGCTGCGATAG
- a CDS encoding FAD-dependent oxidoreductase, producing the protein MAYAITQTCCKDASCVSVCPVNCIRPTPEERDFGSTEMLHVDPQTCIDCGACADACPVDAVLPVDSLGAAQREYADINAAYFEHAEEESEARSAETDGHGPIFHAWGEPAFERVLPPDFGPLRVAIVGTGPAGMYAAEDLLLHTRAEVTLVDRLPAAGGLVRYGVAPDHPATKKAGDTFARFHTHPRVRMHLGLEVGRDVTAEELAAHHDAVIYAVGAAADRRLGIPGEDRTGSLAATTVVAWYNAHPEVAPDAVDLSAERVVVVGNGNVALDVARILVSDPEALAGTGIARHALAELRRSKVREVVVLGRRDPDHAAYTRSELRALKHLPEVDLVVDDHDPRIGAVIDAAGPKDKAAVLRGVTREAVDWSVAPDAAGGRRRIVFRFLSAPMEMCGDEHIRAVRVTGGNGELQIPAGMALRAIGYRGVPPAGLPFDEAAGTVRHEHGRVTGRAGTYVVGWIKRGPSGGIGVNRACAAETVGTLLADAVAGVLPAPTGRPKAFHRLARRRR; encoded by the coding sequence ATGGCTTACGCGATCACCCAGACCTGCTGCAAGGACGCCAGTTGCGTGTCCGTCTGCCCGGTCAACTGCATACGCCCCACGCCCGAGGAGCGGGACTTCGGCAGTACGGAGATGCTGCACGTCGACCCGCAGACCTGCATCGACTGCGGCGCATGCGCCGACGCCTGCCCGGTTGACGCCGTCCTCCCGGTCGACAGCCTGGGTGCCGCACAGCGGGAGTACGCCGACATCAACGCGGCCTACTTCGAGCACGCCGAGGAGGAGTCGGAGGCACGGTCGGCTGAAACCGACGGCCACGGACCGATCTTCCACGCCTGGGGTGAGCCGGCCTTCGAACGCGTCCTGCCGCCGGACTTCGGGCCGCTGCGCGTCGCGATCGTCGGAACCGGGCCGGCGGGCATGTACGCCGCCGAGGATCTGCTGCTGCACACCAGGGCCGAAGTGACGCTCGTCGACCGGCTTCCGGCCGCCGGCGGTCTCGTGCGCTACGGCGTGGCTCCGGACCATCCGGCAACGAAGAAGGCCGGCGACACCTTCGCCCGCTTCCACACGCATCCTCGCGTGCGGATGCACCTCGGCCTGGAGGTGGGCAGGGACGTCACGGCGGAGGAACTCGCCGCACACCACGATGCGGTGATCTACGCGGTGGGCGCCGCCGCCGACCGGCGACTGGGGATCCCCGGCGAGGACCGGACGGGCAGCCTCGCCGCGACCACCGTCGTCGCCTGGTACAACGCACACCCGGAGGTCGCGCCGGACGCCGTCGATCTCTCGGCCGAACGAGTCGTCGTGGTCGGTAACGGCAACGTCGCCCTCGACGTCGCCCGCATCCTCGTCTCCGACCCGGAGGCACTGGCCGGCACCGGGATCGCGCGCCACGCGCTGGCGGAGCTGCGCCGCAGCAAGGTGCGCGAGGTGGTGGTGCTCGGGCGCCGCGATCCGGACCATGCGGCGTACACCCGATCCGAACTGCGCGCTCTGAAGCACCTTCCCGAGGTGGACCTGGTCGTGGACGACCACGACCCGCGCATCGGTGCGGTGATCGACGCCGCCGGGCCGAAGGACAAGGCGGCCGTACTGCGGGGTGTGACGCGGGAGGCGGTCGACTGGTCCGTGGCACCGGATGCGGCCGGGGGGCGGCGCCGCATCGTGTTCCGCTTCCTGTCCGCGCCGATGGAGATGTGCGGGGACGAACACATCCGCGCCGTGCGGGTCACCGGCGGGAACGGGGAGCTGCAGATCCCGGCCGGCATGGCGCTGCGCGCGATCGGCTACCGCGGAGTGCCCCCCGCGGGGCTGCCGTTCGACGAGGCGGCCGGGACCGTCCGGCACGAGCACGGCCGGGTGACCGGCAGAGCCGGGACGTACGTGGTGGGTTGGATCAAACGCGGGCCTTCGGGCGGGATCGGAGTCAACCGCGCCTGCGCGGCCGAGACGGTCGGCACCTTGCTGGCCGACGCGGTCGCGGGCGTACTGCCCGCGCCGACCGGCAGGCCGAAGGCATTTCACCGCCTCGCACGCCGCCGCCGATGA